The genomic segment GCAGCATGGTCAGGGCTCGCGCCGCGGCTCGAAACGAGGCGCGCGAAGCCTAGGATTCTATCAGGTCGGACTCAGCTCCGAGTCTCAACGCGCGCAGTGTTGCTTCACCCGCTCCCAGGCGGCCTGGTAGGTCTTCTGCAGGAAGGCCGCCAGCGCGCCTTCCTGCTCCGGTGGACTGACGAACTCGGACTTCAGCTCGGCGAAGGTGCGATCGCCGTCGGTCACGGGCAGCAGCCGCACCGTGGCCCGGTAGGAGGACATGGGCACCGGCGCCTCCAGCATCTTGTAGGTGAGGACGTGCTCGGCGTCGGAAAAGGCCAGCAGTTGCTCGCGCATGCGCCCGCCGCCTTCCAGGCCGAAGCTGCGGACGCAGCCCACGTGGTCGCCGCCCAGGGACCCCTCCAGGCGGCTGTCGGTCACGCCCGGGAACCAGTGGGGCAGCCCGTTGAAATCGCGGACCAGCTTCCACACTTTTTCGACCGGGGCATCGATCACTGCCGAAACGTAGAGCTTCGCCATGGTTTCCTCACGCGCCGAGCATTCTACCCGAAAGGAGAGAAAATCCCTGCGCAGGGCCGCGCCACGATGTATCCTTTCGCGCCCAGGAGATTCGCATGTACGACGCCATCATCGTGGGAGCGCGCTGCGCCGGTTCCCCGACGGCCCTGCTGCTCGCTCGCCGGGGATACAAGGTCCTGCTGCTGGACCGGGCCACGTTTCCCAGCGACATGCCGCTCTCCACGCACTACGTCCACCAGACGGGCACGGCGCGGCTGAAGCGCTGGGGGCTGCTGGACAAGCTGGCAGCGTCCAACTGCCCTCCCATCACGGGGAACTACTTCGACTATGGGGCATTCACCCTGACCGGCTCGCCTCCGCCGGCCGAAGGCGTGCAGGAAGCCTACGCGCCGCGGCGCAAGGCGCTCGACCCCATCCTGGTGGAGGCGGCAGCGGCAGCCGGCGCCGAGCTGCGGCAGGGGTTCTCGGTGCAGGAGCTGGTCTGGGACAAGGACCGGGTCGCCGGGATCCGCGGGCGCGAGGCGAGCGGGGCCACGGTGACGGAACAGGCCCGCATCACCATCGGCGCCGACGGCATGCACTCCTTCGTCGCCAAGGCGGTGCAGGCCACCGAGTACGACACTACGCCTCCGCTGGAGGGCGCCTACTTCTCGTATTGGAGCGGGGTGAAGATGAAGGGCTGGCACCTGTGGCCGCGGCCCTACCGCATCGTCTTCAGCTACAACACCAACGACGGTCTGGCGCTGGTGGGTGTGGCCTGGGCGATCAAGGATTTTCCCGCCATCAAGGCCGACATCGAGGGCCAGCACATGCGCGTAGTGGCCGAGGATGCGCCCGAGCTGGCCGAGCAGATGCGCGCCGGGCGGCGCGAGGAGCGCTTCGTCGGCGGCGCCGTGCCTTCCTACTTTCGCAAGCCGTACGGGCCGGGGTGGGCGCTGGTCGGCGACGCCGGCTACCAGAAGGACCCCTGCACCGCCTCCGGCATCACCGACGCCTTCCGCAGCGCCGAATGGCTGGCTGAGGCCATCGATGCCGGGCTGAGCGGCCGCCAGGCCATGGAAGCGGCCCTGGCCGGCTACGAGCAGCAGCGCAACCAAGCGGCGCGGGCGTACCACGGGCTCACCTGCCAACTGGCCGCGCTGCAGCCGCCTCCGCCGGAGACGCAACGACTGCTGGCGGCCCTGCAGAGCAACCCGGAACAGCGGGCCCGCTTCTTCGGGGTGCTCGCCCACACCGTCCTGGTCGAGGAGTTCTTCTCCCCGGAGAATGTGCAGAAGGTCCTAGGTGGGAGCCCGGCGGGAGCGTCGGCCTCGTGAAGCCGATCCGCCGTGCCATGGTCCTGGCGATCCTGGCGGCGCTGCCGGCGGCACGTCCCGCTGCCGGGCAGCAGGTCCAACTGCCGCCGATGAACCTGGGCGCCACTTCGTTCATGGACGGGGTTGCCGGTCCCGGCGTCCTGCTGCAGCAGACCCTCTTGCCCTACCATGCCGGCCGTATCAACGGCGCCGATGGCCGGCAGCTTCCGGGCGATAACTCGGTCACCGCGCTGGGCTCGCTCAGCCAGGTGGTCTTCATCTCGCGGGTGAAGTTCCTCGGCGCCTACGTGGGAGCGGAGATCCTGCTGCCTGCGGCACACGTGAACGTGGAGACCGACCTGGGGGTGCGGGGCAGCGAC from the Terriglobales bacterium genome contains:
- a CDS encoding SRPBCC family protein; amino-acid sequence: MAKLYVSAVIDAPVEKVWKLVRDFNGLPHWFPGVTDSRLEGSLGGDHVGCVRSFGLEGGGRMREQLLAFSDAEHVLTYKMLEAPVPMSSYRATVRLLPVTDGDRTFAELKSEFVSPPEQEGALAAFLQKTYQAAWERVKQHCAR
- a CDS encoding NAD(P)/FAD-dependent oxidoreductase; the encoded protein is MYDAIIVGARCAGSPTALLLARRGYKVLLLDRATFPSDMPLSTHYVHQTGTARLKRWGLLDKLAASNCPPITGNYFDYGAFTLTGSPPPAEGVQEAYAPRRKALDPILVEAAAAAGAELRQGFSVQELVWDKDRVAGIRGREASGATVTEQARITIGADGMHSFVAKAVQATEYDTTPPLEGAYFSYWSGVKMKGWHLWPRPYRIVFSYNTNDGLALVGVAWAIKDFPAIKADIEGQHMRVVAEDAPELAEQMRAGRREERFVGGAVPSYFRKPYGPGWALVGDAGYQKDPCTASGITDAFRSAEWLAEAIDAGLSGRQAMEAALAGYEQQRNQAARAYHGLTCQLAALQPPPPETQRLLAALQSNPEQRARFFGVLAHTVLVEEFFSPENVQKVLGGSPAGASAS